The Pantoea vagans genome includes a window with the following:
- a CDS encoding isoaspartyl peptidase/L-asparaginase family protein, whose translation MAKAVIAIHGGAGAITRAAMSAEKEQQYRQQLNAIVTAGQHILAAGGSALDAVTEAVRLLEECPLFNAGKGAVFTHQGTHELDASIMDGRTLDVGAVAGVNHIRNPILAARKVLENSPHVLFIGTGAEAFAVEQGLEQVEPDFYSTPERWEQLQRALSSQQTVLDHDGEAQSHSDDPLDPDRKFGTVGAVALDLQGNLAAATSTGGMTNKQAGRVGDSPLVGAGCYANNETVAVSCTGTGEVFIRTLAAYDVSAQMEYAGRSLQQATANVIHDKIQELDGSGGLIAVDSHGNVALPFNSEGMYRGFAYVGGEVEVAIYRDS comes from the coding sequence ATGGCTAAAGCAGTTATCGCAATTCACGGCGGGGCAGGTGCGATTACACGTGCCGCAATGAGCGCCGAAAAAGAGCAGCAGTATCGTCAGCAGTTAAACGCAATCGTTACCGCGGGTCAGCATATTCTCGCTGCGGGTGGCAGCGCGCTGGATGCCGTCACCGAAGCGGTGCGTTTGCTGGAAGAGTGCCCGCTGTTCAACGCAGGCAAAGGTGCGGTATTTACCCATCAGGGCACGCATGAACTCGATGCCAGCATTATGGATGGCCGTACCCTCGACGTCGGTGCCGTGGCGGGCGTGAACCACATTCGAAACCCGATACTGGCGGCGCGTAAGGTGCTGGAAAACAGCCCACACGTGCTGTTTATTGGCACGGGTGCAGAAGCCTTCGCCGTTGAACAAGGGCTGGAACAGGTTGAGCCTGATTTCTACTCTACCCCCGAGCGCTGGGAACAGTTACAGCGTGCGCTGAGCAGCCAGCAGACGGTGCTCGATCACGATGGTGAGGCGCAAAGCCACAGCGATGATCCTCTCGATCCCGATCGCAAATTCGGTACGGTGGGCGCAGTGGCCCTCGATCTTCAGGGTAATCTGGCGGCTGCCACCTCGACTGGGGGCATGACCAATAAGCAGGCGGGGCGGGTGGGTGACTCACCGCTGGTGGGCGCAGGCTGCTACGCTAATAATGAAACCGTTGCGGTCTCCTGCACCGGCACGGGCGAAGTGTTTATCCGCACCCTGGCAGCGTATGACGTCTCCGCGCAGATGGAATATGCGGGACGTTCATTGCAGCAAGCCACCGCCAACGTGATTCACGACAAAATTCAGGAACTGGACGGCAGCGGCGGACTGATCGCCGTTGACAGCCACGGTAATGTGGCGTTGCCGTTTAACAGCGAAGGAATGTATCGCGGATTCGCTTATGTCGGCGGCGAAGTTGAGGTAGCGATTTACCGCGACAGCTAA
- the moeA gene encoding molybdopterin molybdotransferase MoeA produces the protein MEPFTAGLISLEDAQQKMLQQLTPISDCLSVSLFEAAGRITAKPVSSPLDVPPFDNSAMDGYAVRLSDLQPNGVLSVAGKAFAGAPFHGEWPAGSVIRIMTGAPVPTGCDAVVMQEQTEQRDGGIVITADVNQGQNIRRIGEDIQAGKQVLDAGVRLGAAELPLLASLGIAEVSVLRKLRVAIFSTGDELQAVGQPLAEGQIYDTNRFTVSLMLKKLGCEVIDLGVIADDPAALRHAFSEADRQADVVISTGGVSVGEADFTKAMLEELGAITFWKLAIKPGKPFAFGRLANSWFCGLPGNPVSAAVTFYQLVQPLLATLTGQTTRIMPLRQRARATQRLKKSPGRLDFQRGILSRGEDGVLEVRSTGAQGSHVFSSFALANCFIVLERDSGDVEAGEWVEVEAFNSLLEG, from the coding sequence ATGGAACCTTTCACCGCAGGATTAATCTCCCTCGAAGACGCGCAGCAAAAGATGCTGCAACAGCTTACCCCGATCAGTGATTGCCTGAGCGTCTCGCTGTTTGAAGCCGCGGGACGCATCACCGCCAAGCCAGTAAGTTCGCCGCTGGATGTGCCGCCTTTTGATAACTCAGCAATGGACGGCTATGCCGTGCGCCTGAGTGACTTGCAGCCAAACGGCGTGTTGTCGGTCGCCGGTAAAGCCTTTGCTGGCGCACCTTTCCATGGCGAGTGGCCTGCTGGCAGCGTGATTCGCATTATGACAGGCGCCCCGGTGCCTACGGGCTGCGATGCCGTGGTGATGCAGGAACAAACCGAGCAGCGTGATGGCGGCATTGTCATCACCGCAGACGTTAACCAGGGTCAAAACATCCGCCGCATTGGCGAAGATATCCAGGCAGGCAAACAGGTGTTGGATGCGGGTGTGCGCTTGGGTGCAGCCGAACTGCCACTGCTGGCTTCGCTGGGCATTGCGGAAGTGAGCGTGCTGCGCAAGCTGCGCGTGGCGATCTTCTCCACCGGCGATGAACTCCAGGCCGTAGGCCAGCCACTGGCTGAAGGGCAAATCTACGACACCAACCGCTTTACCGTATCACTGATGCTGAAAAAACTCGGTTGCGAAGTGATCGATCTCGGCGTGATTGCCGATGACCCCGCCGCATTGCGTCACGCGTTCAGTGAAGCCGATCGCCAGGCCGATGTGGTGATCAGTACCGGTGGCGTGTCTGTTGGCGAAGCCGATTTTACCAAAGCGATGCTGGAAGAGTTGGGTGCCATCACCTTCTGGAAACTCGCCATTAAGCCGGGCAAACCTTTCGCCTTTGGGCGTCTGGCGAATAGCTGGTTCTGCGGCTTACCGGGCAATCCGGTCTCTGCGGCGGTGACGTTCTATCAGTTAGTGCAACCTTTGTTGGCCACCCTGACCGGCCAGACCACGCGCATTATGCCACTGCGTCAACGCGCACGTGCCACGCAGCGGCTGAAGAAATCGCCAGGCCGTCTCGATTTTCAGCGCGGTATTCTCAGCCGTGGCGAAGATGGCGTGCTGGAAGTGCGTAGCACCGGTGCGCAGGGGTCACACGTCTTCAGCTCCTTCGCCCTGGCAAACTGTTTCATCGTGCTGGAACGCGACAGTGGTGATGTTGAGGCCGGTGAATGGGTGGAGGTTGAAGCCTTTAACTCCCTGCTGGAGGGCTAA
- the moeB gene encoding molybdopterin-synthase adenylyltransferase MoeB yields MSIALSDEEMLRYNRQIVLRGFDFEGQEKLKASRVLMVGLGGLGCAAAPYLASAGVGHLTLLDFDTVSLSNLQRQILHSDATVGQPKVASARQQLAAINPHCQLEAINAQLDDDSLSALIARHDAVLDCTDNVTTREQINRGCFQHKVPLISGAAIRMEGQLSVFTWQPDEPCYRCISRLFGDQTLSCVEAGVLAPLVGVVGAMQALEAIKVLTALGQPAKARLLMYDAMSAEFRSLKVARDVQCEVCGRK; encoded by the coding sequence ATGAGCATTGCGCTGAGCGATGAAGAAATGCTGCGCTACAACCGTCAAATTGTACTGCGCGGCTTTGATTTCGAGGGCCAGGAGAAGCTGAAGGCTTCACGTGTGCTGATGGTCGGTTTAGGCGGACTGGGCTGTGCAGCAGCGCCCTATCTTGCCTCGGCGGGCGTTGGGCATCTTACCTTGCTCGATTTCGATACCGTCAGTCTGAGCAACCTACAGCGCCAGATTCTGCATAGCGATGCCACCGTGGGTCAGCCGAAAGTGGCATCTGCGCGTCAACAACTGGCAGCCATTAATCCACATTGCCAGCTGGAAGCGATCAATGCACAACTGGATGATGACTCGCTTAGTGCGTTGATAGCCCGCCATGATGCGGTGCTGGATTGCACCGATAACGTCACGACGCGTGAGCAAATCAACCGCGGGTGCTTCCAGCACAAGGTACCGCTGATCTCCGGTGCGGCCATTCGCATGGAAGGACAGCTCAGCGTATTCACCTGGCAGCCGGATGAACCCTGCTATCGCTGTATCAGCCGTTTGTTTGGCGATCAGACTTTGAGCTGTGTGGAAGCGGGCGTGCTGGCACCGCTGGTCGGCGTGGTGGGTGCAATGCAAGCGCTGGAAGCCATTAAAGTGTTAACGGCGTTAGGCCAACCGGCCAAAGCAAGATTGCTGATGTACGATGCGATGAGTGCCGAGTTTCGCAGCCTGAAGGTGGCGCGGGATGTGCAATGCGAGGTATGTGGTCGAAAGTAA
- a CDS encoding ABC-F family ATPase: MLVSSNITMQFGSKPLFENISVKFGGGNRYGLIGANGSGKSTFMKILGGDLVPTNGNVSLDPNERIGKLRQDQFAFEQYSVLDTVIMGHSELWAVKQERDRIYALPEMSEEEGYKVADLEVEYGEMDGYSAESRAGELLLGVGIPVEQHYGPMSEIAPGWKLRVLLAQALFANPDILLLDEPTNNLDIDTIRWLEQVLNERNSTMIIISHDRHFLNMVCTHMADLDYGELRVYPGNYDEYMTAATQSRERLLADNAKKKAQIADLQSFVSRFSANASKSRQATSRAKQIDKIKLDEVKASSRQNPYIRFDQDKKLFRNALEVEALTKGFDNGPLFNKLNLMVEVGEKVAILGANGIGKTTLLKTLVGELTPDSGTVKWSENASIGYYAQDHAEDFADDLSVFDWMSQWKQEGDDEQAVRSILGRLLFGHDEIKKPAKVLSGGEKGRMLFGKLMMQKPNILIMDEPTNHLDMESIESLNMALEMYEGTLIFVSHDREFVSSLATRVMEMKGDRVVDFTGNYEDYLRSQGIV, translated from the coding sequence GTGTTAGTTTCCAGCAATATCACTATGCAGTTCGGCAGTAAGCCGCTGTTTGAGAATATCTCCGTTAAATTTGGCGGCGGTAATCGTTACGGTTTAATCGGTGCGAACGGCAGCGGTAAATCGACCTTTATGAAAATACTGGGCGGAGACCTGGTTCCAACCAACGGAAATGTTTCCCTTGATCCCAATGAACGCATCGGTAAGTTGCGTCAGGACCAGTTTGCATTTGAGCAATATAGTGTGCTGGATACCGTGATTATGGGCCACTCGGAATTATGGGCGGTAAAGCAAGAGCGTGACCGTATATATGCTTTGCCAGAAATGAGTGAAGAGGAAGGCTATAAAGTTGCTGACCTGGAAGTCGAGTACGGCGAAATGGACGGTTACAGTGCCGAGTCGCGTGCGGGTGAATTATTACTGGGCGTTGGCATTCCGGTGGAGCAGCATTACGGCCCTATGAGCGAGATTGCGCCAGGCTGGAAATTGCGTGTGCTATTGGCGCAGGCATTATTTGCAAACCCAGATATTCTGTTACTCGATGAACCAACGAACAACCTGGATATTGATACCATTCGCTGGCTGGAGCAGGTACTGAACGAACGTAACAGTACCATGATCATCATTTCGCATGACCGTCACTTCCTGAATATGGTGTGTACGCATATGGCGGACCTGGATTATGGCGAGCTGCGCGTGTATCCGGGTAATTATGACGAATATATGACCGCGGCGACCCAGTCGCGCGAGCGTTTATTAGCAGACAATGCGAAGAAGAAAGCGCAAATTGCCGATCTGCAATCGTTTGTCAGCCGTTTTAGTGCTAACGCCTCTAAATCACGTCAGGCTACCTCACGTGCTAAGCAGATTGATAAAATCAAACTGGATGAAGTAAAAGCCTCCAGCCGCCAGAACCCGTATATCCGTTTTGACCAGGATAAGAAGCTGTTCCGTAATGCGCTGGAAGTAGAAGCGCTGACCAAAGGGTTTGATAACGGCCCACTGTTCAACAAACTCAATCTGATGGTTGAAGTGGGCGAGAAAGTGGCGATTCTTGGTGCCAACGGTATCGGTAAAACCACTTTACTGAAAACGCTGGTGGGTGAATTGACACCGGATAGCGGCACGGTTAAATGGTCTGAGAATGCGTCTATTGGTTATTATGCACAGGATCATGCCGAAGATTTCGCCGATGACCTGAGCGTATTTGACTGGATGAGTCAGTGGAAACAGGAAGGTGATGACGAACAAGCGGTACGCAGTATTTTAGGGCGTCTGCTGTTTGGTCATGATGAAATCAAGAAGCCCGCCAAGGTACTGTCCGGTGGTGAGAAGGGCCGCATGCTGTTTGGCAAGCTGATGATGCAGAAGCCAAACATTCTGATCATGGATGAACCGACCAACCACCTGGATATGGAATCGATTGAATCCCTGAACATGGCGCTGGAGATGTACGAAGGCACGCTGATTTTCGTTTCGCATGACCGTGAGTTTGTCAGCTCGCTGGCCACCCGCGTAATGGAGATGAAAGGCGATCGTGTGGTCGACTTTACCGGCAACTACGAAGATTATCTGCGTAGCCAGGGTATTGTTTAA
- a CDS encoding H-NS family nucleoid-associated regulatory protein: MSDAFKVLNNIRTLRAQARELPLTDLEEILEKLTVVVTERRDEVHAEEAQNREKEEKLSKYREMLLADGIDPNELLGALETGKKRAKRAPRPAKYSYTDENGEEKSWTGQGRTPAAIKKALDSGKSLDSFLIK; the protein is encoded by the coding sequence ATGAGTGACGCATTTAAAGTTCTGAACAACATTCGCACATTACGTGCACAAGCACGTGAACTGCCATTGACCGATCTGGAAGAGATTCTGGAAAAATTAACTGTCGTTGTGACCGAGCGTCGTGACGAAGTTCATGCTGAAGAAGCACAGAACCGCGAAAAAGAAGAGAAGCTGTCTAAATACCGCGAAATGCTGCTGGCTGACGGTATTGATCCAAACGAATTACTGGGCGCTCTGGAAACCGGTAAAAAACGCGCTAAGCGTGCACCACGTCCAGCCAAATATTCTTACACCGACGAAAACGGTGAAGAGAAATCATGGACTGGCCAAGGCCGTACTCCAGCTGCGATTAAAAAAGCACTGGACTCAGGTAAAAGCCTGGATAGCTTCCTGATCAAATAA
- a CDS encoding efflux transporter outer membrane subunit, whose product MIISPRLSLMVLTLMLAGCAVGPDYQPPHAQTPGSYRDLPSQEASRPQSAATQPLWWKNFNDPQLDSLIERAIAGNLTLQQSVLRIAGAREQLAQARGGLFPSVNGSAKVTRQQLGLKGLLKSNGVYDQVDSDVANQLNGLDHSITLYQGSFDASWELDLWGKVRRQMEAADAQQQAAIEQRNDALVSLEAEVARAYLQLRGAQAVLDTLQQQIEVAQQTWELTQSQQRNGLAPLTDVENARAQLASLNAQLPQYQSQERQAMNGLAVLLGKMPGTLDNELMNRKALPALPKMVAVGIPSTLARRRPDIRQAEANLHAQTANIGVSVADLFPSLSLTGQLGVRNTDASYLDDWSSHFYSIGPSLSIPIFQGGRLVSSVKLARAQQASAALDYRQTVLTALQDVENALVSYRADQQQVTALDETTGALQHAFDLASDSYKQGISTFLDVLDAQRQLAQAQAQSTQARMQSALDLVALYKALGGGWEPYQKVNLPEYSVFGPATTVP is encoded by the coding sequence ATGATCATCTCTCCGCGCTTGAGCCTTATGGTGCTGACATTAATGCTGGCGGGCTGTGCCGTGGGGCCTGATTATCAGCCTCCCCATGCGCAGACGCCGGGCAGCTATCGTGACTTGCCTTCACAGGAAGCGTCCAGGCCGCAGTCGGCAGCGACTCAACCACTGTGGTGGAAAAACTTTAACGATCCACAGTTGGATAGCCTGATTGAACGCGCCATTGCCGGCAATTTGACCCTGCAGCAATCGGTACTGCGCATTGCTGGTGCACGCGAACAGCTGGCGCAGGCTCGCGGTGGGCTTTTCCCTTCAGTGAATGGCTCGGCCAAAGTGACGCGCCAGCAACTGGGGTTGAAAGGCCTGTTGAAGTCCAACGGGGTGTACGATCAGGTTGATAGTGATGTGGCTAATCAGCTGAACGGTTTGGACCACTCAATTACCCTTTATCAGGGCAGCTTTGACGCCAGTTGGGAGCTGGATTTATGGGGTAAAGTCCGCCGACAGATGGAAGCGGCAGATGCCCAGCAGCAGGCGGCGATTGAGCAGCGCAACGATGCGCTAGTGTCGCTGGAAGCGGAAGTGGCGCGCGCGTATCTGCAATTGCGCGGTGCACAGGCCGTGCTCGACACCTTGCAGCAGCAGATTGAGGTCGCGCAGCAGACGTGGGAGCTGACACAAAGCCAGCAGCGCAACGGTTTAGCGCCGCTGACCGACGTGGAAAATGCGCGTGCGCAGTTAGCTTCACTGAATGCGCAACTGCCGCAGTATCAGTCACAAGAGCGGCAGGCAATGAACGGCTTAGCAGTGCTGTTGGGTAAAATGCCCGGCACGCTGGATAACGAGTTAATGAACCGCAAAGCGCTGCCTGCATTGCCGAAGATGGTGGCGGTGGGTATTCCATCAACGCTGGCACGGCGCAGACCGGATATTCGCCAGGCGGAAGCCAATCTGCATGCGCAGACAGCCAATATTGGCGTATCGGTGGCCGATCTGTTCCCCAGCCTGTCACTCACTGGTCAACTTGGCGTGCGTAACACCGACGCCAGCTATCTTGATGACTGGAGCAGCCATTTCTACAGCATTGGTCCTTCACTCTCGATCCCTATTTTCCAGGGCGGCCGTTTAGTTTCCAGTGTCAAACTGGCACGTGCACAGCAGGCGAGTGCGGCACTGGATTATCGCCAGACGGTGCTCACTGCGTTGCAGGATGTGGAGAACGCGCTGGTGAGCTATCGTGCCGATCAGCAACAGGTCACGGCGCTGGATGAAACCACCGGGGCGCTGCAGCATGCCTTTGACCTCGCCAGTGATAGTTACAAGCAGGGTATTTCGACCTTCCTGGATGTGCTGGATGCCCAGCGCCAGTTGGCGCAGGCGCAGGCGCAGTCAACCCAAGCCCGGATGCAGAGTGCGCTTGATTTAGTTGCACTGTATAAAGCGTTGGGCGGCGGCTGGGAACCTTATCAGAAGGTCAATCTGCCGGAATATTCGGTGTTCGGTCCTGCCACCACCGTTCCGTAA
- a CDS encoding DHA2 family efflux MFS transporter permease subunit, with translation MSASESWRPASNPWLVAITVTLAVFMEILDTTIVNVALPHIAGSLSSSYDESTWVLTSYLVANGIVLPISAFFTRLFGRKTFFLICIVMFTICSFLCGIATELWQIILFRVLQGFFGGGLQPVQQSVLLDYFKAEDRGKAFGLSSIAIIVAPVIGPTLGGWITDNYSWRWVFFINIPVGILTVLAIYQLLEDPPWERKWEKGRLKIDYIGISLITLGLGCLQVFLDRGEDADWFASHFIRLFAMLAVIGIVGAVYWLLYARKPVVDITVMKDRNFWVAGLLMAGMAMILYGSSVVLPQLAQQDLGYTATWSGLVLSPGAVLIVLTIPLVLKLMPIVQTRYIIAFGFTCLASAFFYSTTLTPNVDFTTLVMMRSAQSIGLGFLFVPLTTIAFITVPQRLNADAAALFTMFRNVAGSIGISLATAGITERMQARSASMIHNMTPLNEPFNLTLQHWAQAIRDFTTAVGDPLTLATGQLYKEMIAQARILAYIDVFMGLSIVALLLIPFCWLLSPIKSEGSAGAH, from the coding sequence ATGAGTGCGAGCGAAAGCTGGCGTCCGGCCAGCAATCCGTGGCTGGTCGCGATTACGGTGACGCTGGCGGTGTTTATGGAGATCCTTGACACCACTATCGTTAACGTTGCGCTGCCACATATTGCTGGTTCGCTCTCTTCCAGCTACGACGAATCTACGTGGGTGCTCACTTCCTATTTGGTCGCCAACGGTATCGTGCTGCCCATCTCTGCCTTCTTTACCCGCCTGTTTGGTCGCAAAACGTTTTTCCTGATTTGTATTGTGATGTTCACCATTTGCTCGTTCCTGTGCGGCATCGCCACCGAACTCTGGCAGATCATTCTGTTCCGAGTGTTACAGGGCTTTTTCGGCGGCGGTTTACAGCCCGTTCAACAGTCAGTGTTGCTGGACTACTTTAAGGCGGAAGATCGCGGGAAAGCGTTTGGCCTCTCTTCCATTGCTATCATCGTCGCGCCAGTGATCGGCCCTACGCTGGGCGGCTGGATCACCGATAACTACAGCTGGCGTTGGGTGTTCTTCATTAACATCCCGGTGGGGATTTTGACGGTGCTGGCGATTTATCAGCTGCTGGAAGATCCGCCATGGGAGCGTAAATGGGAAAAAGGTCGCCTGAAAATCGACTACATCGGCATTAGTTTAATCACGCTGGGCCTCGGCTGTTTGCAGGTGTTCCTCGATCGCGGGGAGGATGCCGATTGGTTCGCCTCGCACTTTATTCGTCTGTTCGCCATGCTCGCAGTCATTGGTATTGTGGGTGCGGTTTACTGGCTGCTGTATGCACGCAAACCGGTGGTGGATATTACGGTGATGAAGGACCGCAACTTCTGGGTCGCGGGTTTGCTGATGGCCGGAATGGCGATGATCCTCTACGGCAGTTCAGTGGTATTGCCTCAGCTGGCGCAGCAGGATCTGGGCTATACCGCCACCTGGTCCGGTCTGGTGCTCTCTCCAGGTGCGGTGTTGATCGTGCTCACCATTCCGCTGGTGCTAAAGCTGATGCCGATTGTGCAAACGCGCTACATCATCGCATTTGGTTTCACCTGCCTCGCCAGTGCCTTCTTCTATTCCACCACGCTGACGCCAAATGTGGATTTCACCACGCTGGTGATGATGCGCAGTGCGCAGTCCATCGGGCTCGGTTTCCTGTTTGTGCCCTTAACCACCATCGCCTTTATCACCGTGCCGCAGCGGTTAAATGCGGATGCGGCGGCGCTATTTACCATGTTCCGTAACGTGGCGGGATCGATTGGCATTTCACTGGCCACGGCGGGGATCACTGAGCGGATGCAAGCGCGTTCGGCCAGCATGATCCATAACATGACCCCGCTCAATGAGCCGTTTAATCTCACTTTGCAGCATTGGGCGCAGGCGATCCGCGATTTCACTACGGCGGTGGGCGATCCGCTGACGCTGGCCACGGGACAACTGTATAAAGAGATGATTGCCCAGGCGCGTATTTTGGCTTACATCGATGTCTTTATGGGCCTGAGTATCGTGGCCCTGCTGTTGATTCCTTTTTGTTGGTTGCTTTCGCCGATCAAGAGCGAAGGCAGTGCAGGAGCACACTAG